TAAAGAGCCTGTCAGCCTTGAAACACCGGTAGGGGATGAAGATGATGGTAGATTTGGTGACTTCATTGAAGATAAAACGACACTCAGCCCAACCGATGTGGTACTCAAAGATGACCTGAACAACCAGATAGATGACGTACTTGATCAGCTGAATGAAAGAGAAAAAGCCGTGATCCGTATGCGTTTTGGTCTGCTTGAAGATGAGAGTGACAGAACACTTGAAGAGATCGGTAAAGAGCTTAGTGTGACACGTGAGAGAGTAAGACAGATAGAATCTTCTGCGATCAAGAAACTTAAGCACCCTAAAGTGGGAAGAAAACTTAAAAATTACATTGAAGAATAATTCTTCAACCAACTGTTAACATGTCTGAACCTAGATTTTTTGCCCTTATTATAGGTACAGAGATCCTAAACCGTCGAAGGGCTGATAGGCATTTTGACTTTGTCACCAGAGCTCTAGCCGAAAAGGGTCACAAACTCACCGGTTCTTTTATTATAGAGGATGACCCTGCGCTTATTGTTCAAACGATCCAATTTATCGCTTCACAGGAAAATCCTCTGCTCTTCTCTTTTGGCGGTATAGGCTCAACACCTGATGACCATACCAGAAAATGTGCGGCTATAGCACTGAGAGATGGACTTCTTCACGTACATGAAGAAGCCAAAGCGATCATCGTCAACAAACTGGGTGAGAAGGCCTACCCCTACTCTGTACGTATGGCAGAACTCCCCGAAGGTGCAACACTCCTGGAGAACCCGATCAATCAAATGCCTGCTTTTGCAGTGGATGAACGCTATTTCTTTATGCCTGGTTTTCCGGAGATGAGCCATCCTATGGTGACTGAAATTTTAGAAAAGATCATACCGTATAAAAAAGAAACATTCCGACATACTCTCACCGCACACTGCAAAGAAAATATTTTTATAGAATTAATGGAAAGTATGCCTAAGGGTGTGGAATTCTCTTCTCTACCAAAACGCTACAGTGATAGCTGGAGGGTTACGATCTCCGTAGCATCAGAGGATAAAGTATTAGCGAAAGCATCATTTGATAAGTATGTCAATCTCCTTGAAAATAAAGATATTATCTATACACTGAATGATGGTGAATAGAACTTATGACCTATTTAGACACCTTGAAACATCCTGTTATAAGACGGCTCTCACTCATCCAGTTTATCTCATACTTTGGTACATGGTTTTCTCAAGTAGCTATCTTCTCCATGATAGTCTCTTTTGGTGCAAGTGAAGTCACCATCGCTCTCACTGCAGCAATGGCCATGCTGCCTGCAGTAATACTTGCACCGATCATAGGACTCATTGTAGATCGTATAGAGTTTAAAAAACTGATGAGTGTTCTACTGCTTATTGAAATTTCAATGACGCTTGGATTTATATTTATAAACTCATTAGCATATGTATGGATCTTGATGATACTTATTTTTATCCGCTCAGCTGCAGCCTCTCTGCTCTTCTCGGCAGAGATGGCACTCTTCCCCAAACTGGTATCCGGAAAGATGCTGAAAAATACGAATGAGATACACTCGGTGATCTGGTCACTTTGTTATGCATTAGGTATGGCCGCTGGAGGGATCGTCACCCATTATGTAGGTTTTGACCTAGCTTTTATCATAGATGCGATGCTCTACACTGTAGCGGTACTTTTACTGATAGGGTTACATATTTCCATAGAAAAAATTACCCATGTTGAATCAAATATGCAGATGCTTAAAGATGGATTCAACTACATCCTATCACAAAAAAAGATACAACATCTCATACTTTTACATGCTGCCATAGGTCTTACCTCTTTTGATGCACTCGTCACCTTGCTTGCAGATTTTCAATACAAAGAGTTTATAGCTGTACCACTTGCTATCGGTTGGATGAATGCCACAAGAGCTTTAGGTTTAATGATCGGTCCTTTTATCATCGGCAGGATCATCTCCAAAAACAATTTACATTACATTTTCATACTGCAGGGACTGGCTATTATGCTTTGGTCCTTTTTAGAATTTAATTTTTATCTGGCACTGATAGGACTTTTTATTACTGGTCTGTTCATTACGACATTATGGTCCTATACCTATTTACTCATTCAAGAAGAGACAGAAAGGAGATACATGGGAAGGGTCATCTCTTACAATGACATGATCTTTATGCTTTCAAATGTCATAACAGCACTCTTCATTGGATATGCAGCAAAATGGGGGTTATCGCTTGAAAGTATTACATTTACTTTAGGTTTTGGCTTTATTGTTTTTGCAACGTATTATCATTGGTTTAAAAAGCGATACATTGATGAAAACAACCAATAGACCTGTCTGCTACAACTGCTACAGACCTCAAACCTCATGCATGTGCAGGTACATTACACCTATAGAAACCAACACACGGTTTGTCATCTTGATGCATCCAAAAGAGTTCAGAAAGACCAAAAACGGTACAGGTCACTTTACCAACCTCTCTTTGAAGCATTGTGAGATCCATGTGGGCATAGATTTTACAAAGCATGCGGCTATCAATACTATCATCAATGACCCTTCAAATATCTGCTATACGCTCTACCCGCATGAGAACAGTATCAATCTCAATGAAGAACCGATAGGAGAAAAACAAAAAAATACGGTCATTTTCCTTATAGACTCTACCTGGCCCTGCTCGAGAGCCATCTTAACGGCAAGTCCCAATATCGATGCGTTGCCAAAAATCAGTTTCACCCATACGGAAGTGTCAAAATTTACTTTTAAAGAGCAGCCTGAAGCGTATTGTCTCAGTACCATGGAATCTGCCTTATGTGTATTAAAACGTTTGAACAGTCATCAGATTGAAGCTATTGAGCGTCAAAAACTCGATCGTTTTTTGCTGCCCTTTGAGAAAATGGTGGCATATCAACTCTCTTGTGTCTGAAAACCAGGCTTCATCCTACAGGAGTTTGAATAGGAGTGCCGTACTCAAAAAAGAGAGCAGTATGCCATAACCGACAATGGCAGAACTGAGTCTTGGGGCCAGCCCTGACAATGATGCCATCGCACCTGCTGTGACCATCGGTGCCATCCCTGCTTCCATCACAGAGACATTTGCCGCCAAATTTGTCCACCCTGCCAGTGCTACTATACCTAGTGCGATCAGAGGAGCAATGATCAATTTGATAAAGAGTGCTATAGCAAAAGGCTGTACTTCATGTCCAGGAAGTTTCAGCTGTAACTGCAGTCCCACAGCGACCAAAGCAATGGGTACGATCGTATTGGCCAGTGATGCCAATACTTTTGAGATCGCCTCTGGAAAAGGAGTACTTATGAAAAACAGTGCAATGATCAGGGAAACAAACGGCGGGAATGTGAGCACTTTGACTGCCATGGCCCCAATACTCATTTCACTCTTATTCGAATAATAGGCAGCTACAAATATACCATAGGTTGCCAGTGCCAAAAACGTACCCATCTGATCATAGACCAAAATAAAAGGGAGTGCCTCATCACCTAGGTAGGCACTAATGACAGGAATACCCAGGAAAGAGGAGTTAGTCAATACGGCTACCAGCATGAGTGCGCCTGTCACTTCTTGACTAAAATGAAGTTTATGGGATACAAACAGCGTAAGAAGCGCTGACACTGTCATAACGACCCAGGCAATGATCACAGGAATCATGATATCCATAGAGAGCGTCAGCTTAGGTATTTGCAACAGTATCATCGCCGGAAGAGAAATAAATATAACAAATTGATTTAAGATGGCTGCTGACTCTTCCGGAAAGATACGTAATCTGCTGAAGAGATAGCCAATGAAAATAGCCAGTACGATTAAAATAAAATTTTCCATCAATGATATTCCTCTTACGTATTCTGCATCGGCCTTCTTTACCAAAAAAGAAGGCCGGTTATATTACCTTTTAAGCGGCGTTAACACGTCCTTCTATCAGACCTACAATAGTTGGATCTTCAAGTGTAGAGGTATCTTGTGTGATCTTTTCACCTTTTGCCAATGCTCTGAGTATCCTTCTCATGATCTTTCCTGATCTGGTTTTTGGAAGGTCAGGGACAAAGACCATATCGTCACACAGTGCGATGTTACCGATCTCGGTTTTAATGATCGTATTGATCTCTTTCATGGTCTCAAGCTCATTGGCCATATCATCCTTGACAGATTTAAGTACGATATAGGCGAAGATCCCTTCTCCTTTCAACTCATGCGGTTTACCGACCACAGCCACGGCAGCTACATTGTCATGCTTTTTGATCGCTGCTTCTACCTCGGCTGTACCCATACGGTGACCGGAAACATTGATCACGTCATCTGTACGACCGGTGATCGTGATATAACCGTTTTCACCATAGATCGCACCGTCACCTGTAAAGTATACCGGTTTACCTTCTTTTGTCACGTCACCATAATAAGACTTTTTGAAACGCTCATCATCCCCCCATACACCACGGATCTGTGACGGCCAGGGGCGTGTGACACACATATATCCGCTTTCACCTTCACCGACTTTCTCACCCGTTTCAGGGTCAAGTATCTCAGCCATGATACCCGGTAATGGCAAGGTAGCACAGGCCGGTTTGATAGGCGTCGCCCCAGGAAGCGGAGAAACGATGTGACCCCCTGTTTCAGTCTGCCAGTAGGTATCTACGATCGCACACTTGCTTTGCCCTACTTCTTCATAGTACCATTTCCATGCCGGAGGATCGATCGGCTCTCCAACCGTCCCAAGAACTTTAAGCGATGAAAGATCATATTTGGCCGGTTCGTTTTCACCTGTTTTATGGAGTACACGGATCGCTGTGGGTGCTGTATAGAACTGGTTGATCTTGTGCTCTTCCACCATTTTCCAAGGACGACCTGCATCTGGGAAGGTAATGACCCCCTCGAACATGACTGTGGTTGCACCCATAGCAAGCGGTCCATAGACGATATAAGTATGTCCGGTGATCCAACCGATATCTGCCGTACACCAGTAGGTATCATTTGCCTTCACATCAAAGACCCATTCCATTGTCATTTGTGCCCAGAGAATATATCCGGCCGTATTGTGCTGCACCCCTTTTGGTTTTCCCGTACTACCCGAAGTATAGAGCAGGAAAAGGGGATCTTCACTCTCCATAGGTTCAGCGTCACATTGACCCGACTTACTTTTGATCAGTTCATTGTACGAATAGTCACGGCCTGCTACCCAGTTAACCTCTTCATTGTTTCTCTCAACAACCAATACTTTTTCAACCGGTGTTTCACCTGTCAGTGCTGCATCTACTACAGGTTTCAGCATATAGGGTTTCGTTTTTCTATACGCACCGTCTGCAGTGATCACTACTTTTGCCTCAGCATCTTCTATCCTGTCACGCAGTGCTTCTGAGGAGAATCCGCCAAATACGATAGAGTGGATCGCACCGATACGTGCACAGGCAAGCATCGCATAGGCCGCTTCAGGAATCATTGGCATATAGATAACCACCCTGTCACCTTTTTGTACACCAAAATCTTCCTTCAGAAGATTGGCAAATTTATTGACTTCTTCATAAAGTTCAAGATACGTGATCACCTGCTTGTCGCCTCTGTCACCTTCAAAAATGATCGCTGCTTTATTTTTCTGTGTCTCTAAATGACGGTCGATGCACTGGTGTGCAACATTGAGCTTTCCACCGTCAAACCACTTTACAAAAGGCGCATTGGATTCATCTAGTACTCTGTCGTACGGTTCAAACCAATCGATCTTCTCATCTGCATAATCTTTCCAGAATCCTTCATAGTCCTCTGTTGCTTTTTTGACCAGAGCATGGTATTCATCCATACTTTTTATTCTTGCATCTTTGACAAATTCCGGGTTTGGTTGATAAAGTTCTTGTAACATTGTTTCTCCTGTAGAATAATTTATTTTAGTTTCGTTGTATTTTTTAATTTAAGATAGATCAACGCCGTCATAATGGCATCATTCAATGCATCATGGGCCTGAAGTTTTGGTAGATCCAAATCTTCCAAGATCGTATCGAACCGCAGATCTATATTCCCTTGAGGTATGGTGGGGATCTTTTTGTCATAATAGATCGCTGATACCTCTTCTTGTCTATTGGGCAGGGTAATACCATACATCGGTTTGATATATTTGTTTACCATAGCCACATCAAATTCCAGGTAATAACCTGCCAAAGGTCTATTCCCGATATAATAAAGAAACTTTTCAATGGCCTCTTTAAGTGGGATCGCTCCGTGAAGATCACAATTCCTTATCTGATGTATCGTGATACTTTTAGGATCGAGCGCTTTCTTCTGATCGATATAGATATGTATCGCTTCGTCAGTAAGGATCTTATTTCCCTTGATCTTTACAGCCCCAATGGAGACAATATCATCTATTTTAGGATCAATCCCCGTCGTCTCACAGTCAAAAACAACTATTTCATCGATAGAGGGGGCATCAAACAAAAAGGTAAAGCGTTCATCCTTTAGATTCTTGAGATTCCATCTCTTTCTTAATGACTTGAACATTTAACCTACTATAGAAAGATGAAAGTGATAACTTACGATCTTTTTAAACTTGTTCACTGTTTTAAGTGCCTCTTTTAAAAGATCTCGTTCAAGTTTTCCCAGCTTGGCCACTGAGATATAGTTATCTATTGGCTTCCCTTTTGCCAGCTTCTCAAGCTGGGAATGAAGCCTTAATGTATGGAAAACCTCTAATGCCTCCATCAACTCTGTGGCATCTTCTTTACTCAAAAAACCACTATTATTCAGCGCTTTGATACGCAGTGTTGTATTGGTCTCCCTGATCTGATGTTCCAGTGCCAATGCACGTACACCATGGATCAATGCAAAAAGTGCACCTTTTTTAATGTCTATTTCATTTTTATGTTCTTTATCATGAACAAATTGGGAAAAAAGTCCCAGGGGAGACTCAAAAGTCTCAATAGCCCGTGCAAAATGCATCAGTATCGACGGTGTCTGTTCCACTTTACTAAAGAGATAATCAATGAGTTCTGTATGCAGTGATACTTTCCCCGCAACAGCTGTCGAATCAAAGAAAATAGCCATATCCAAAAACTTTTCATAATTTGGCGCTTCGATCCAATCATAGATATCTTCCTTGTATGCTTCGATCGGTTTGCACCACTTTGGGTTGATCATCATGATCTCACCTTCGCAGCGCGGGAAACCTATCTCATCAAGTACTTCGATAAATTGCTGTGTGACAGATGTGACATCCTCAGGCATGAAACCCTCTTCAAAGACAAGTGCGTTGTCCTGATCTGTTCTGAGTATCTGTGAAGCACGACCTTCACTGCCGAGAAGTATCAGTGTACATTTATCCTGCCAGGCATGCGGGATGATCATTGCAAAGAGCTTGATATACATTTTTCTGTTGATCTCAGAGACCAACTTGGCTATATACCGACTTTTCACACCTTTTGCATGCAATGCGCTGATCATGACATCCAGACGTTTGGCTGCAGCCACCACATCCTCAAGGTTTTTTGCTCTCTCCATCTGCACCGTAATGAGATGAGACTGATTGGAAAAGAAGCTCAGCAGATCGACCAGTTCAAGTATGCCTATAACATGGTTCTCTTCATCCAATACAGGGAGGTGTTTGATACTGTGTTCTGTCATTAAAAGTAAAATGTTAAAAAGCAGTTCACCCTTATTGGCGGAAATGGCAGGATAGGTTTGTATCTGTGAGATCTTTTCTAAACCTTTGTCTTCTTTGTGAAGAATATAGTATCTAAAATCTGCATCGGTCACGATCCCGTATCCCTCATCATTTTCAACCAATAGGCAGCTTGCACCCGCTTCATCCATATGATGAAGTGCTTCAACGATAGGCATATTTGGAGCGACTACCACTCCTTTGTGTAAAATAGATTTATCCAGCCTTGCTATCATCAAGTCGCTCATAGAAGCATATTCTTTCTTCTCTTTAAGCATATCCATACGTTCTATGATACTGGAAAAGAAATAATGCTTGAAATACTTATTGCATTCGCAAATATCCAGAAATACCGTTTTAGGGATCTCAAAACATATCAATTCTTCTGTCACGATATAACTGTAGGCAGATGGTTGCCCTTCAATGATCTCTATACCACCAAAAATATCATGGGTCTGATAGATATCAATAGGTTCTTCATTCTCATCAAATACTTCTACGGCACCTTTGATAATAATATAGAGGTTTAGTGGGATACTGTCCTTATCGATAAGCAGAGTCTCGTTTGGATAATATGCGATCTGTGCATGCTTTTCCATACGATCAAACTCATTTTTATTCAAAAACGTAAAAGGAGGATGTGTTTTTAAGTTTTCTAAGAGTGTTATCATTGACTTTCCTATGCCCTATGTCCAAGGCCAAAGCCCTGGAAAACCTTTCTAGTGAGCAACTGCTCCATCCGATCCGATACCCGTTTGACATCTAATGTCCTGAGCCTCAAATTCATCCATACATCTTTGTGCATCCTCACTCTTGTCCGTGATCGAGAAGAACCAGATCGCTACGAATGCCATTGGCACTGAGAAGACTGCCGGGAATTTGTATGGAACGATCGCAGTTTCATTGCCCAAGATCTGTGTCCATACCACAGGGCCAAGAATAACCAGTACCAGTGCCGAGACCAATCCTATATACCCACCGATCACCGCACCTCTTGTCGTGAGTTTCTTCCAGAAGATCGACATAAAGAGCACAGGGAAGTTGGCAGACGCTGCAATGGTAAATGCCAGTGCCACAACGAATGCGATATTTTGCTTTTCAAAGGCAATACCAAAGAAGATAGCAGCAATACCAATGGCAATCGTCGCCATTTTAGAAACATTCATCTCTTTGTTCTCATCCACTTTACCTTTTGCAAATGCATTGGCATAAAGGTCATGAGATATCGCTGACGCACCCGCAAGTGTAAGACCTGAAACAACCGCCAGGATCGTAGCAAATGCAACGGCCGAGATAAACCCGAG
The sequence above is drawn from the Sulfurovum sp. TSL1 genome and encodes:
- a CDS encoding MFS transporter, with the protein product MTYLDTLKHPVIRRLSLIQFISYFGTWFSQVAIFSMIVSFGASEVTIALTAAMAMLPAVILAPIIGLIVDRIEFKKLMSVLLLIEISMTLGFIFINSLAYVWILMILIFIRSAAASLLFSAEMALFPKLVSGKMLKNTNEIHSVIWSLCYALGMAAGGIVTHYVGFDLAFIIDAMLYTVAVLLLIGLHISIEKITHVESNMQMLKDGFNYILSQKKIQHLILLHAAIGLTSFDALVTLLADFQYKEFIAVPLAIGWMNATRALGLMIGPFIIGRIISKNNLHYIFILQGLAIMLWSFLEFNFYLALIGLFITGLFITTLWSYTYLLIQEETERRYMGRVISYNDMIFMLSNVITALFIGYAAKWGLSLESITFTLGFGFIVFATYYHWFKKRYIDENNQ
- a CDS encoding 3'-5' exonuclease codes for the protein MFKSLRKRWNLKNLKDERFTFLFDAPSIDEIVVFDCETTGIDPKIDDIVSIGAVKIKGNKILTDEAIHIYIDQKKALDPKSITIHQIRNCDLHGAIPLKEAIEKFLYYIGNRPLAGYYLEFDVAMVNKYIKPMYGITLPNRQEEVSAIYYDKKIPTIPQGNIDLRFDTILEDLDLPKLQAHDALNDAIMTALIYLKLKNTTKLK
- a CDS encoding tRNA-uridine aminocarboxypropyltransferase; its protein translation is MKTTNRPVCYNCYRPQTSCMCRYITPIETNTRFVILMHPKEFRKTKNGTGHFTNLSLKHCEIHVGIDFTKHAAINTIINDPSNICYTLYPHENSINLNEEPIGEKQKNTVIFLIDSTWPCSRAILTASPNIDALPKISFTHTEVSKFTFKEQPEAYCLSTMESALCVLKRLNSHQIEAIERQKLDRFLLPFEKMVAYQLSCV
- a CDS encoding AEC family transporter is translated as MENFILIVLAIFIGYLFSRLRIFPEESAAILNQFVIFISLPAMILLQIPKLTLSMDIMIPVIIAWVVMTVSALLTLFVSHKLHFSQEVTGALMLVAVLTNSSFLGIPVISAYLGDEALPFILVYDQMGTFLALATYGIFVAAYYSNKSEMSIGAMAVKVLTFPPFVSLIIALFFISTPFPEAISKVLASLANTIVPIALVAVGLQLQLKLPGHEVQPFAIALFIKLIIAPLIALGIVALAGWTNLAANVSVMEAGMAPMVTAGAMASLSGLAPRLSSAIVGYGILLSFLSTALLFKLL
- a CDS encoding molybdopterin-binding protein, with protein sequence MSEPRFFALIIGTEILNRRRADRHFDFVTRALAEKGHKLTGSFIIEDDPALIVQTIQFIASQENPLLFSFGGIGSTPDDHTRKCAAIALRDGLLHVHEEAKAIIVNKLGEKAYPYSVRMAELPEGATLLENPINQMPAFAVDERYFFMPGFPEMSHPMVTEILEKIIPYKKETFRHTLTAHCKENIFIELMESMPKGVEFSSLPKRYSDSWRVTISVASEDKVLAKASFDKYVNLLENKDIIYTLNDGE
- a CDS encoding putative nucleotidyltransferase substrate binding domain-containing protein; this translates as MITLLENLKTHPPFTFLNKNEFDRMEKHAQIAYYPNETLLIDKDSIPLNLYIIIKGAVEVFDENEEPIDIYQTHDIFGGIEIIEGQPSAYSYIVTEELICFEIPKTVFLDICECNKYFKHYFFSSIIERMDMLKEKKEYASMSDLMIARLDKSILHKGVVVAPNMPIVEALHHMDEAGASCLLVENDEGYGIVTDADFRYYILHKEDKGLEKISQIQTYPAISANKGELLFNILLLMTEHSIKHLPVLDEENHVIGILELVDLLSFFSNQSHLITVQMERAKNLEDVVAAAKRLDVMISALHAKGVKSRYIAKLVSEINRKMYIKLFAMIIPHAWQDKCTLILLGSEGRASQILRTDQDNALVFEEGFMPEDVTSVTQQFIEVLDEIGFPRCEGEIMMINPKWCKPIEAYKEDIYDWIEAPNYEKFLDMAIFFDSTAVAGKVSLHTELIDYLFSKVEQTPSILMHFARAIETFESPLGLFSQFVHDKEHKNEIDIKKGALFALIHGVRALALEHQIRETNTTLRIKALNNSGFLSKEDATELMEALEVFHTLRLHSQLEKLAKGKPIDNYISVAKLGKLERDLLKEALKTVNKFKKIVSYHFHLSIVG
- the acs gene encoding acetate--CoA ligase, which gives rise to MLQELYQPNPEFVKDARIKSMDEYHALVKKATEDYEGFWKDYADEKIDWFEPYDRVLDESNAPFVKWFDGGKLNVAHQCIDRHLETQKNKAAIIFEGDRGDKQVITYLELYEEVNKFANLLKEDFGVQKGDRVVIYMPMIPEAAYAMLACARIGAIHSIVFGGFSSEALRDRIEDAEAKVVITADGAYRKTKPYMLKPVVDAALTGETPVEKVLVVERNNEEVNWVAGRDYSYNELIKSKSGQCDAEPMESEDPLFLLYTSGSTGKPKGVQHNTAGYILWAQMTMEWVFDVKANDTYWCTADIGWITGHTYIVYGPLAMGATTVMFEGVITFPDAGRPWKMVEEHKINQFYTAPTAIRVLHKTGENEPAKYDLSSLKVLGTVGEPIDPPAWKWYYEEVGQSKCAIVDTYWQTETGGHIVSPLPGATPIKPACATLPLPGIMAEILDPETGEKVGEGESGYMCVTRPWPSQIRGVWGDDERFKKSYYGDVTKEGKPVYFTGDGAIYGENGYITITGRTDDVINVSGHRMGTAEVEAAIKKHDNVAAVAVVGKPHELKGEGIFAYIVLKSVKDDMANELETMKEINTIIKTEIGNIALCDDMVFVPDLPKTRSGKIMRRILRALAKGEKITQDTSTLEDPTIVGLIEGRVNAA